A genome region from Micromonospora peucetia includes the following:
- a CDS encoding GPW/gp25 family protein, with amino-acid sequence MTYPAFPWRPDNRGRSGLAGPERHVADLVEAVLFTAPGERVNRPDFGAGLGQLLFAPVDEAVVGAAELQARSALQRWLGELIEVDEVRVDLAEAAVRVHVGYRLRATGRPAQVRISRGTG; translated from the coding sequence GTGACCTACCCGGCCTTTCCCTGGCGTCCCGACAACCGGGGCCGCTCCGGGCTGGCCGGCCCCGAACGGCATGTCGCCGACCTGGTGGAGGCGGTGCTGTTCACCGCGCCCGGCGAGCGGGTCAACCGGCCGGACTTCGGCGCCGGCCTCGGTCAACTGCTCTTCGCCCCCGTCGACGAGGCGGTGGTGGGTGCCGCCGAGTTGCAGGCCCGCAGCGCGTTGCAGCGCTGGCTCGGCGAGCTCATCGAGGTGGACGAGGTCCGCGTCGACCTGGCCGAGGCGGCCGTACGGGTGCACGTCGGCTACCGGTTGCGCGCCACCGGCCGTCCGGCGCAGGTGCGGATATCGAGGGGGACCGGATGA
- a CDS encoding baseplate J/gp47 family protein, with the protein MSVRCTDDERRAEVARPGSAFNGIDWVEVDAADQKLLRVGFLHPLPGQPGGVPGGAALVAGNVVVDGGVRITGVRVLTVAAAGPVLTVRVDRAGDFSPYTLRLVRSAVDDRVPPGFDPVLAAAVFSFKANCPSDLDPAPAASVGPASPASPAPADYLAKDYAGFRRLMLDRLAALPGWAERNPADPLITVVEALAHAADRLSYRQDAAGTEAYLGTARSRISVRRHARLLDYAVHDGCAARAWLSVRVAAGSGAESRGIAAGTPVLAADRATPVVAPADAAALLAGGIGFETLTALAPRAARNEIALHVWGGRDCRLPAGATRATLVDLPATGLATGDLLLLEEVLSPATGRRADADPTHRQVVRLVSVRPGTDPVQGVDVLEVEWSAADRLTFPLTVTASVAGTGTGQLVTCAVARGNVVAVQHAVAVDGQLPPAAEARWRPVLTAEPVAAAAPFPTDTPAGQALDQDPRAALPLIRLETTEGSWRPRRDLLNADRFDQGFVPERERDGRVCLRFGDDVSGRRPPAGTVFEVTWWRGGGAAGNLGHDALTTLVTDRSGVLGVTNPLPAVGGTDPEDIEHARQHAPVAFATQERAVTTGDWVAAALRLPEVAGATARIRWTGSWWTVFLTLDLLGGQRLAAEPGLARRLAGRLDRFRVAGYDLQLRDPVDLPVELRLWVCVPPGAFRSDVRRALLELFSARDLPGGGRGFFHPDRFSFGAPLYVSQLLAAAVSVPGVTDVRVTELHPVGVAPGGELAARVLRTGDTEVIRLDNDPSVPEHGILHLDLVGGL; encoded by the coding sequence ATGAGCGTGCGGTGCACCGACGACGAGCGCCGGGCCGAGGTCGCCCGCCCCGGCAGCGCGTTCAACGGCATCGACTGGGTCGAGGTGGACGCGGCCGACCAGAAGCTGCTGCGGGTCGGGTTCCTGCACCCGCTGCCCGGCCAGCCGGGAGGTGTGCCCGGCGGCGCGGCGCTGGTCGCCGGCAACGTGGTCGTCGACGGGGGCGTACGGATCACCGGCGTGCGGGTGCTCACCGTCGCCGCCGCCGGTCCGGTGCTCACCGTGCGGGTGGACCGGGCCGGCGACTTCTCCCCGTACACCCTGCGGCTGGTGCGCTCGGCGGTGGACGACCGGGTGCCGCCCGGATTCGATCCGGTGCTGGCGGCGGCCGTCTTCTCTTTCAAGGCCAACTGCCCCAGCGACCTGGACCCGGCCCCCGCCGCGTCGGTCGGGCCCGCGTCGCCGGCGTCCCCCGCGCCGGCCGACTACCTGGCCAAGGACTACGCCGGTTTCCGGCGGCTGATGCTCGACCGGCTCGCGGCCCTGCCCGGCTGGGCCGAACGCAACCCGGCCGACCCGCTGATCACCGTGGTGGAGGCGTTGGCGCACGCCGCCGACCGGCTCTCCTACCGGCAGGACGCGGCCGGTACCGAGGCGTACCTCGGCACCGCCCGCAGCCGGATCTCGGTGCGCCGGCACGCCCGGCTGCTCGACTACGCCGTGCACGACGGCTGCGCCGCCCGGGCCTGGCTCAGCGTGCGGGTAGCCGCCGGTTCCGGCGCCGAGAGCCGGGGAATCGCGGCCGGCACCCCGGTGCTGGCCGCCGACCGGGCCACCCCGGTCGTGGCGCCCGCCGACGCGGCGGCGCTGCTGGCCGGCGGCATCGGCTTCGAGACGCTGACCGCGCTCGCCCCGCGGGCCGCCCGCAACGAGATCGCCCTGCACGTCTGGGGCGGCCGGGACTGCCGCCTGCCGGCCGGCGCGACCCGGGCCACCCTGGTCGACCTGCCGGCCACCGGGCTGGCCACCGGCGACCTGCTGCTGCTGGAGGAGGTCCTCTCCCCCGCCACCGGCCGACGCGCCGACGCGGACCCCACGCACCGGCAGGTCGTCCGGCTGGTGTCGGTACGCCCGGGCACCGACCCCGTGCAGGGGGTGGACGTGCTGGAGGTGGAGTGGAGCGCCGCCGACCGGCTGACGTTCCCGCTCACCGTCACCGCCTCCGTCGCCGGTACGGGCACCGGCCAGCTGGTGACCTGTGCGGTCGCCCGGGGCAACGTGGTGGCCGTCCAGCACGCCGTCGCGGTCGACGGCCAACTGCCGCCCGCCGCCGAGGCGCGGTGGCGGCCGGTGCTCACCGCCGAACCCGTGGCGGCGGCGGCGCCGTTCCCGACGGACACGCCGGCCGGCCAGGCCCTCGACCAGGACCCGCGCGCCGCGTTGCCGCTGATCCGGCTGGAGACCACCGAGGGCAGTTGGCGGCCCCGCCGGGACCTGCTCAACGCCGACCGGTTCGACCAGGGTTTCGTGCCGGAACGCGAGCGCGACGGCCGGGTCTGCCTGCGCTTCGGCGACGACGTGTCGGGCCGCCGGCCGCCGGCCGGCACGGTGTTCGAGGTGACCTGGTGGCGCGGCGGCGGCGCGGCCGGCAACCTCGGCCACGACGCGCTGACCACCCTGGTAACCGACCGTTCCGGCGTCCTCGGGGTGACCAATCCGCTGCCCGCCGTCGGCGGCACCGACCCGGAGGACATCGAGCACGCCCGCCAGCACGCGCCGGTCGCCTTCGCCACCCAGGAACGCGCGGTCACCACCGGTGACTGGGTGGCCGCGGCGCTGCGGCTGCCGGAGGTGGCCGGCGCCACCGCCCGGATCCGCTGGACGGGTTCCTGGTGGACGGTGTTCCTCACCCTCGACCTGCTCGGCGGCCAGCGGCTGGCCGCTGAGCCGGGGCTGGCCCGCCGGTTGGCCGGCCGGCTCGACCGGTTCCGGGTGGCCGGGTACGACCTGCAACTGCGCGACCCCGTCGACCTGCCGGTGGAGTTGCGGCTGTGGGTGTGCGTGCCGCCCGGGGCGTTCCGCTCCGACGTCCGCCGGGCCCTGCTGGAGCTGTTCTCCGCCCGGGACCTGCCCGGCGGCGGGCGCGGGTTCTTCCACCCCGACCGGTTCAGCTTCGGCGCCCCGCTCTACGTCAGCCAGCTGCTCGCCGCCGCGGTGAGCGTCCCGGGCGTCACCGACGTCCGGGTCACCGAGCTGCACCCGGTGGGCGTGGCGCCCGGCGGCGAACTGGCCGCCCGGGTGCTGCGCACCGGCGACACCGAGGTGATCCGCCTCGACAACGACCCCAGCGTGCCGGAGCACGGCATCCTGCACCTCGACCTGGTGGGTGGACTTTGA
- a CDS encoding putative baseplate assembly protein produces MTTRAGRGPNPPGRDGIDYRLGRQADFAADMLARLGARPELAGLTTREADDPAVALLRAWAGTLDVLAFYQERIANEGFLGTATERGSVLMLARAIGYELRPGVAATTWLSFTVTATPGAPDGVPVPAGSQAQSVPGPGELPQVFETVEPLLARPELNAVGLRVTEPRAPRPGDDTLHLAGTDTVLTAGSTLLVLGPDWFDVRRVRAVTAVLPQAATALDGGQVVSAYTVVGLDAPVTARALGAELHHQVPGVQVHLLAQRAALFGYQAQPWSALPVALRVGELNPGTNQVLPGAYANRQASWVDAAFAANVRDLHLDQSYPSIMAGSWLVLETGGTPQLRRVGAVADLPVADFGIAARTTRVTVTGGDSDAFSRRSTTVLGDSRLLPLAPLPLTAPLARVATLELARPAPGLVPGRRLVLTGVDPAGATVCEVVTVLRVRDAATVDLEAGVARTYRRDSVRVLGNVAKATHGESRAEVLGGGDARQAFQRFTLRHAPLTHVSAATASGSRTTLAIWVDGVRWQEVPALLGQPATARVYTVRRADDGTVTVTFGDGRTGARLPTGQDNVVATYRSGIGRLADLAPGRLTIPLSRPLGLMEVTNPVPAAGADDPEGVDRARRNAPLAVRTLGRVVSLHDHADFARAFAGIGKARADLVWDGHRQIVLLTVAGPDGAVLPEDAPVRADLLRALDAARQPAVPVRILGHRRRRVAVTARLLVAPGHRFAAVAAAARSALVAGLSFDARDYAQPVRASEVQALLHTVPGVAAVVLELLHDAEQPAGRAEVIAAAPARRTGDLLLPADLLPADLLTADAGDVTLLEAS; encoded by the coding sequence TTGACGACACGAGCGGGCCGGGGGCCCAACCCGCCCGGGCGGGACGGCATCGACTACCGGCTGGGCCGGCAGGCGGACTTCGCCGCCGACATGCTGGCCCGGCTCGGCGCCCGGCCGGAGCTGGCCGGGCTGACCACCCGCGAGGCCGACGACCCGGCCGTGGCCCTGCTGCGCGCCTGGGCGGGCACCCTCGACGTGCTCGCCTTCTACCAGGAGCGGATCGCCAACGAGGGGTTCCTCGGCACCGCCACCGAGCGCGGCTCGGTGCTGATGCTGGCCCGGGCCATCGGCTACGAGCTGCGCCCCGGGGTCGCCGCCACCACCTGGCTCTCCTTCACCGTCACCGCCACCCCGGGGGCGCCGGACGGGGTGCCGGTCCCGGCGGGCAGCCAGGCGCAGAGTGTGCCGGGCCCCGGCGAGCTGCCCCAGGTGTTCGAGACGGTCGAGCCGCTGCTGGCCCGCCCCGAGCTGAACGCGGTGGGACTGCGGGTCACCGAGCCGCGTGCCCCCCGCCCCGGCGACGACACGCTGCACCTGGCCGGCACGGACACCGTGCTCACCGCCGGCAGCACACTGCTGGTGCTCGGCCCCGACTGGTTCGACGTACGGCGGGTGCGGGCCGTCACGGCGGTGCTGCCGCAGGCGGCGACCGCCCTCGACGGCGGGCAGGTGGTGTCCGCGTACACCGTGGTGGGGTTGGACGCGCCGGTGACCGCCCGGGCCCTCGGCGCGGAGCTGCACCACCAGGTGCCCGGGGTGCAGGTGCACCTGCTGGCGCAGCGGGCCGCGCTGTTCGGCTACCAGGCCCAGCCGTGGTCGGCGCTGCCCGTGGCGCTGCGGGTGGGCGAGCTGAACCCGGGCACGAACCAGGTGCTGCCCGGCGCGTACGCGAACCGGCAGGCCAGCTGGGTGGACGCCGCGTTCGCCGCGAACGTGCGCGACCTGCACCTGGACCAGTCGTACCCGTCGATCATGGCTGGGTCGTGGCTGGTGCTGGAGACCGGCGGCACGCCGCAGCTGCGCCGGGTGGGCGCGGTCGCGGACCTGCCGGTGGCGGACTTCGGCATCGCCGCCCGCACCACCCGGGTCACCGTGACCGGCGGCGACTCGGACGCCTTCTCCCGCCGCTCGACGACGGTGCTCGGCGACAGCCGGCTGCTCCCTCTCGCCCCGCTGCCGCTCACCGCGCCGTTGGCCCGGGTGGCGACCCTGGAGCTGGCCCGCCCGGCGCCCGGGCTGGTGCCCGGCCGGCGGCTGGTGCTGACCGGCGTCGATCCGGCCGGCGCGACGGTCTGCGAGGTGGTCACGGTGCTGCGGGTCCGCGACGCCGCCACGGTCGACCTTGAGGCGGGCGTCGCGCGCACCTACCGGCGTGACAGCGTGCGCGTGCTGGGCAACGTGGCGAAGGCGACCCACGGGGAGAGCCGGGCCGAGGTGCTCGGCGGTGGTGACGCCCGGCAGGCGTTCCAGCGGTTCACGCTGCGGCACGCGCCGCTGACCCACGTCTCCGCCGCGACCGCCAGCGGGTCGCGCACCACCCTGGCGATCTGGGTGGACGGGGTGCGCTGGCAGGAGGTGCCGGCCCTGCTCGGTCAGCCCGCCACGGCCCGGGTCTACACCGTGCGCCGGGCGGACGACGGCACGGTCACCGTAACCTTCGGCGACGGCCGGACCGGGGCGCGGCTGCCCACCGGGCAGGACAACGTGGTGGCCACCTACCGCTCGGGGATCGGCCGGCTGGCCGACCTGGCGCCGGGACGGCTGACCATCCCGCTGTCCCGCCCGCTGGGCCTGATGGAGGTCACCAACCCGGTGCCCGCCGCAGGCGCCGACGACCCGGAGGGTGTGGACCGCGCACGGCGCAACGCCCCGCTCGCCGTACGGACCCTGGGCCGGGTGGTCTCCCTGCACGACCACGCCGACTTCGCCCGCGCGTTCGCCGGCATCGGCAAGGCCCGCGCGGACCTGGTCTGGGACGGGCACCGGCAGATCGTCCTGCTCACCGTGGCCGGCCCCGACGGCGCGGTGCTCCCGGAGGACGCGCCGGTGCGCGCCGACCTGCTGCGTGCCCTCGACGCCGCCCGCCAGCCGGCCGTGCCGGTGCGGATCCTCGGCCACCGCCGCCGCCGGGTCGCGGTGACCGCCCGGCTGCTCGTCGCACCCGGGCACCGGTTCGCCGCGGTCGCCGCCGCCGCCCGGTCGGCGTTGGTCGCCGGGCTGAGCTTCGACGCCCGCGACTACGCCCAGCCGGTACGCGCCAGCGAGGTGCAGGCCCTGCTGCACACGGTGCCCGGCGTCGCGGCGGTGGTGCTGGAGCTGCTGCACGACGCCGAGCAGCCCGCCGGGCGGGCCGAGGTCATCGCCGCCGCACCGGCCCGCCGCACCGGCGACCTGCTGCTCCCCGCCGACCTGCTCCCCGCCGACCTGCTCACCGCCGACGCCGGTGACGTCACCCTGTTGGAGGCATCGTGA
- a CDS encoding phage tail protein yields MRAEEIWTLLPAALRSQDEAAGGVLRALVEVMAEQSEALGADIDQLADDWFVETCAEWVVPYLGELVGAGRLHPLADGTGFSERARVADTIRFRRRKGTTAALEELTRANTGWSTAAVEFFERLVITQHVNHVRTGPATAAIRDAGPLELVGGPFEPVCRTVDVRAMDAGQGRPNIPNIGMYVWPLPSYRLDRATAAPAADPPDGRWWIDPTGVGRQLTGPTVTEPDIDHRADEANVPGPLRRRPLRDELAALASGSPPAADELRWFREDDPSFVVWIQPAPGDELRPVPLEHLRICDLAGWERPTGSLVRVDPVRGRVTVAAGRPVHRLAVSWWYAFGADVGAGPYPRRGDLGAADGPVDWQLAVSVTEPPRPGEVVASVGEAVTAWHDWQAAHPGTAGRIVLTDSHRYPEDLTVRVGQGSRLSVLAARWPRPPDRPRRQSDLAPVGVRPCLLGSLSVAGTGTGERPGELVLDGLLVSGPVTVAAPADGGPGLGRIELRHCTVGPAATGLTVAAGNDRTRVAVHRCVTGELAAGDGPLSVADTLVHGGITAPDAEAELVGVTVLGGTDVRVLTATDCLFDEPVTVARRQQGHVRFSYLRPGSVTPRRYRCQPDLAQQAHPGDPDVATRVGPAFASTRYGDATYGRLAGTAATELHTGAESGAEMGAFRRAATPQRLNNLALALAEYLPLGRVAAALPVLPTGGTPS; encoded by the coding sequence GTGAGGGCCGAGGAGATCTGGACGCTGCTGCCGGCGGCCCTGCGCAGCCAGGACGAGGCAGCCGGCGGCGTGCTGCGCGCCTTGGTGGAGGTGATGGCGGAGCAGTCCGAGGCGTTGGGCGCCGACATCGACCAGCTCGCCGACGACTGGTTCGTCGAAACCTGCGCCGAGTGGGTGGTGCCCTACCTCGGCGAGCTGGTGGGCGCGGGCCGGCTGCACCCGCTGGCCGACGGCACCGGGTTCTCCGAACGGGCCCGGGTGGCCGACACGATCCGGTTCCGGCGACGCAAGGGCACCACCGCCGCCCTGGAGGAGCTGACCCGGGCGAACACCGGCTGGAGCACCGCCGCCGTCGAGTTCTTCGAACGCCTGGTGATCACCCAGCACGTCAACCACGTCCGGACCGGGCCGGCCACCGCGGCGATCCGCGACGCCGGGCCCCTCGAACTGGTCGGTGGCCCGTTCGAGCCGGTCTGCCGGACGGTGGACGTGCGGGCGATGGACGCCGGCCAGGGCCGCCCCAACATCCCGAACATCGGCATGTACGTCTGGCCGCTGCCGTCGTACCGGCTGGACCGGGCCACCGCCGCCCCGGCCGCCGACCCGCCGGACGGCCGGTGGTGGATCGACCCGACCGGGGTGGGCCGGCAGCTCACCGGGCCGACGGTGACCGAGCCGGACATCGACCACCGCGCCGACGAGGCCAACGTGCCCGGCCCGCTACGCCGCCGACCACTGCGCGACGAGTTGGCCGCGCTCGCCTCCGGCAGCCCGCCCGCCGCCGACGAGCTGCGCTGGTTCCGGGAGGACGACCCCTCCTTCGTCGTGTGGATCCAACCGGCCCCGGGCGACGAGCTGCGCCCCGTACCGCTGGAGCATTTGCGGATCTGCGACCTGGCCGGGTGGGAGCGACCGACCGGCAGCCTGGTCCGGGTCGACCCGGTGCGCGGCCGGGTCACGGTCGCGGCCGGCCGGCCCGTGCATCGCCTCGCGGTCTCCTGGTGGTACGCCTTCGGCGCCGACGTGGGCGCCGGCCCGTACCCCCGCCGGGGCGACCTGGGCGCGGCCGACGGGCCGGTCGACTGGCAGCTCGCGGTGAGCGTGACCGAGCCGCCGCGCCCCGGCGAGGTCGTCGCCTCGGTCGGCGAGGCCGTCACCGCCTGGCACGACTGGCAGGCCGCCCACCCGGGCACGGCTGGGCGGATCGTGCTCACCGACAGCCACCGCTACCCGGAGGACCTGACCGTGCGGGTCGGACAGGGCAGCCGGCTGAGCGTCCTCGCCGCCCGGTGGCCCCGACCGCCGGACCGGCCGCGCCGGCAGAGCGACCTCGCCCCGGTCGGCGTCCGGCCCTGCCTGCTCGGCAGCCTGTCGGTCGCCGGCACCGGCACCGGCGAGCGCCCCGGTGAGCTGGTCCTCGACGGCCTGCTGGTCTCCGGACCGGTGACCGTCGCGGCACCCGCCGACGGCGGACCCGGCCTGGGCCGGATCGAGCTGCGGCACTGCACCGTCGGCCCGGCGGCGACCGGCCTCACCGTCGCCGCCGGCAACGACCGGACGCGGGTGGCGGTGCACCGCTGCGTCACCGGCGAACTGGCCGCCGGTGACGGCCCGCTCAGCGTGGCGGACACCCTGGTCCACGGCGGGATCACCGCCCCGGACGCGGAGGCCGAGCTGGTCGGGGTGACCGTCCTCGGCGGCACCGACGTGCGGGTGCTGACCGCCACGGACTGCCTCTTCGACGAGCCGGTCACCGTGGCCCGGCGCCAGCAGGGCCACGTCCGCTTCAGCTACCTGCGGCCCGGCTCGGTCACCCCGCGCCGCTACCGCTGCCAGCCGGACCTGGCCCAGCAGGCCCACCCCGGCGACCCAGACGTGGCCACCCGGGTCGGGCCGGCGTTCGCCAGCACCCGCTACGGCGACGCCACCTACGGCCGGCTCGCCGGCACCGCCGCCACGGAGCTGCACACCGGCGCGGAGTCCGGCGCCGAGATGGGCGCGTTCCGGCGCGCGGCGACCCCGCAACGCCTCAACAACCTCGCCCTCGCCCTCGCGGAGTACCTGCCGCTGGGCCGGGTGGCCGCTGCCCTGCCCGTCCTGCCGACCGGAGGAACCCCATCATGA
- a CDS encoding DUF6519 domain-containing protein — MKGDISRSTFDQRRHATSVRKQQGRVDLDADWNEQQDIQAHLRATALTDVVGATGAPLAGGAFALTGGADLTLSAGRYYLDGLLCENDAQVSVFAQPDLPAAGPFVRRLDGSWLPTGTPVPAGVYAAWLQVWPQHVTAIEDPGLREVALGGPDTATRLRTVWQVRLVQAGPPGTPVGCADTPPGWAGLTAASTGTLAVRADPTGAAGGDCVIPTGSPYTGLDNQYYRVEILTGGTPGTASYVWSRDNASTVATWESIDVDVLTVKVPGRDGSAGFANGSWVELTDDSREQNGVPGTLVQVDRVEGDRIVVRPATATGSLNRADFPSRPRVRRWDGRGTVPAGGAELDLELGIKIRFAASGGYRTGDWWSFPARASVHDVEWPRVGTTPVPQTPHGPRRSHGRLGVVAYDGSQWSVLRDCRPVFAPLTGQLTLSLLGGDGQEAVPVPASPATLVPLGHDLVAGVATGGQPVAKARVRFSVTIGQGRVTSGATTAATVTVETGTDGRARCAWQLDSATATQEVTAVLLDEAGQPTGLPLTFTAALSRADRVSYDPTGHPALAGSTTVQAAINQLAAATTGGWATVTIRPGMDWVQALTTLPAGDVLICFAPGLYTSNTPVTFAGRANIRLLGSGPASRIRVQGHEHALLFVNCGTVSVAHLAVETAGPAASTGRLGPVTAINCAEVSVEHVQLTGVAGASPQSTCLTVRNDQGTPPGRVRVLDSDFRIGHGQQGVLLVNPDHAVITRCRFSCPPRPASLTLAELVKDEKFRSQLATQLVGRLALDRDDRLERGEWNTVVRVGQWGVRMNSIVPESEWRTLTTLNPPTAEDLRGDEAAGAYVLRLADLATQDPGRLPSYKRQLTSLKGRLGESAGRIFDTDEGRQTLRDYLVGEGVDVRQADDIARDRREVALPAPGASLRFDSALGQGAWEAAVAASPPTRPVQTPSAAARHLRGVADRILVEPAFGDRYARAYRLELAAAAETSVGACGVVIGGGTAVGDVEVSDCRFDQVAEGIHIGVSFGLGPPIHGRTIRVTGNDIHLYKAWWRGSGTIRGIKIGNIRHVFVSDNRISVAAGTGLGVWAYGAGGPIMAIRDNLAQNCDPGIMCNPSWSGAPAKRLWSVTDNVSTDGQILVGGGARNSGNVS; from the coding sequence ATGAAGGGCGACATCAGCCGCTCCACGTTCGACCAGCGGCGGCACGCGACGAGCGTACGCAAGCAGCAGGGCCGGGTGGACCTGGACGCCGACTGGAACGAGCAGCAGGACATCCAGGCGCATTTGCGGGCCACCGCGCTGACCGACGTGGTCGGCGCGACCGGCGCGCCGCTGGCCGGCGGGGCGTTCGCGCTCACCGGCGGGGCCGACCTGACGCTGTCGGCCGGCCGCTACTACCTCGACGGGTTGCTCTGCGAGAACGACGCGCAGGTCTCCGTCTTCGCCCAGCCCGACCTGCCGGCGGCCGGCCCGTTCGTACGCCGTCTCGACGGCAGCTGGCTGCCCACCGGCACCCCGGTGCCGGCCGGTGTGTACGCCGCGTGGTTGCAGGTGTGGCCGCAGCACGTGACCGCCATCGAGGATCCGGGCCTGCGCGAGGTCGCCCTCGGCGGGCCGGACACCGCCACCCGGCTGCGTACCGTCTGGCAGGTGCGGCTGGTGCAGGCCGGGCCGCCGGGCACCCCGGTCGGCTGCGCGGACACCCCGCCCGGCTGGGCCGGGCTGACCGCCGCCTCCACCGGCACCCTCGCCGTACGCGCCGACCCGACCGGGGCCGCCGGCGGTGACTGCGTCATCCCGACCGGCTCGCCGTACACCGGTCTGGACAACCAGTACTACCGGGTGGAGATCCTCACCGGCGGCACACCGGGCACCGCCAGCTATGTGTGGTCCCGCGACAACGCCTCGACGGTGGCGACCTGGGAGAGCATCGACGTCGACGTGCTGACCGTGAAGGTGCCCGGCCGCGACGGCAGCGCCGGCTTCGCCAACGGCTCCTGGGTGGAGCTGACCGACGACAGCCGGGAGCAGAACGGTGTGCCCGGCACCCTGGTCCAGGTCGACCGGGTGGAGGGCGACCGGATCGTGGTCCGCCCCGCCACCGCCACCGGCAGCCTGAACCGGGCCGACTTCCCGAGCCGGCCCCGGGTACGCCGCTGGGACGGGCGGGGCACCGTCCCGGCCGGCGGCGCCGAACTCGACCTGGAACTCGGCATCAAGATCCGCTTCGCGGCCTCGGGCGGCTACCGCACCGGCGACTGGTGGTCGTTCCCCGCCCGGGCGTCGGTGCACGACGTGGAGTGGCCGCGGGTCGGCACCACGCCCGTGCCGCAGACCCCGCACGGCCCGCGCCGCTCCCACGGCCGGCTCGGCGTCGTCGCGTACGACGGCAGCCAGTGGAGCGTGCTGCGCGACTGCCGGCCGGTGTTCGCCCCGCTGACCGGGCAACTCACCCTCAGCCTGCTCGGCGGCGACGGCCAGGAGGCCGTACCCGTGCCGGCCAGCCCGGCGACCCTGGTGCCGCTCGGCCACGACCTGGTGGCCGGCGTCGCCACCGGCGGCCAGCCCGTCGCCAAAGCCCGGGTCAGATTCAGCGTCACCATCGGCCAGGGCCGGGTGACCTCCGGCGCCACCACCGCCGCCACCGTCACCGTCGAGACGGGCACCGACGGGCGGGCCCGCTGCGCGTGGCAGCTCGACTCCGCCACCGCCACCCAGGAGGTCACCGCCGTCCTGCTCGACGAGGCCGGGCAGCCCACCGGCCTGCCGCTGACCTTCACCGCCGCGCTGTCCCGCGCCGACCGGGTGTCGTACGACCCGACCGGGCACCCGGCGCTGGCCGGATCGACCACCGTGCAGGCCGCCATCAACCAGCTCGCCGCCGCCACCACGGGCGGCTGGGCGACGGTGACCATCCGGCCGGGCATGGACTGGGTGCAGGCCCTGACCACCCTGCCCGCCGGTGACGTACTGATCTGCTTCGCCCCCGGCCTCTACACCAGCAACACGCCGGTCACCTTCGCCGGCCGGGCCAACATCCGGCTGCTCGGCAGCGGCCCGGCCAGCCGCATCCGGGTGCAGGGCCACGAGCACGCGCTGCTGTTCGTCAACTGCGGCACCGTGTCGGTGGCCCACCTGGCGGTGGAGACCGCCGGACCGGCGGCCTCCACCGGCCGGCTCGGCCCGGTCACCGCGATCAACTGCGCCGAGGTCAGCGTCGAGCACGTCCAGCTCACCGGGGTGGCCGGCGCGTCACCACAGAGCACCTGCCTGACCGTCCGCAACGACCAGGGCACCCCGCCCGGCCGGGTCCGGGTGCTCGACTCGGACTTCCGCATCGGCCACGGCCAGCAGGGTGTGCTGCTGGTCAACCCCGACCACGCCGTCATCACCCGGTGCCGCTTCTCCTGCCCGCCCCGCCCGGCCTCGCTCACCCTCGCCGAGCTGGTCAAGGACGAGAAGTTCCGCAGCCAACTGGCCACCCAGCTCGTCGGCCGGCTCGCCCTCGACCGCGACGACCGGCTGGAACGCGGCGAGTGGAACACCGTCGTACGGGTCGGCCAGTGGGGCGTACGGATGAACTCGATCGTCCCGGAGAGCGAGTGGCGGACGCTGACCACGCTCAACCCACCCACGGCCGAGGATCTGCGCGGCGACGAGGCCGCCGGGGCGTACGTGCTGCGCCTGGCGGACCTGGCCACCCAGGACCCGGGCCGGCTGCCCAGCTACAAGCGGCAGCTCACCTCACTCAAGGGACGCCTCGGCGAGAGTGCCGGACGGATCTTCGACACCGACGAGGGCCGCCAGACGCTGCGCGACTACCTGGTCGGCGAGGGGGTCGACGTGCGGCAGGCCGACGACATCGCCCGGGACCGCCGCGAGGTCGCCCTGCCCGCCCCCGGCGCCAGCCTGCGCTTCGACTCGGCGCTGGGCCAGGGCGCGTGGGAGGCCGCCGTCGCCGCCTCGCCGCCGACACGCCCGGTGCAGACGCCGTCCGCCGCCGCCAGGCACCTGCGCGGCGTGGCCGACCGCATCCTGGTGGAGCCGGCCTTCGGCGACAGGTACGCCCGCGCGTACCGGCTGGAGCTGGCGGCGGCGGCCGAGACGTCGGTGGGCGCCTGCGGGGTGGTGATCGGTGGCGGGACGGCCGTCGGGGACGTCGAGGTCTCCGACTGCCGTTTCGACCAGGTGGCCGAGGGCATCCACATCGGCGTGTCCTTCGGGCTGGGACCGCCCATCCACGGCCGCACGATCCGGGTCACCGGCAACGACATCCACCTCTACAAGGCCTGGTGGCGCGGCTCGGGCACGATCCGCGGCATCAAGATCGGCAACATTCGCCACGTGTTCGTCTCCGACAACCGGATCTCGGTGGCCGCCGGCACCGGCCTCGGCGTCTGGGCGTACGGGGCCGGCGGGCCGATCATGGCGATCCGGGACAACCTCGCCCAGAACTGCGATCCCGGGATCATGTGCAACCCGTCCTGGTCCGGCGCACCGGCCAAGCGCCTGTGGTCGGTCACCGACAACGTCTCGACGGACGGGCAGATCCTGGTCGGCGGCGGTGCGCGGAACTCGGGCAACGTGAGCTGA